Proteins from a single region of Mus pahari chromosome 2, PAHARI_EIJ_v1.1, whole genome shotgun sequence:
- the C3ar1 gene encoding C3a anaphylatoxin chemotactic receptor: MESFAADTNSTDLHSRPLFQPQDIASMVILGLTCLLGLLGNGLVLWVAGIKMKTTVNTVWFLHLTLADFLCCLSLPFSLAHLILQGHWPYGLFLCKLIPSIIILNMFASVFLLTAISLDRCLIVHKPIWCQNHRNVRTAFAICGCVWVVAFVMCVPVFVYRDLFIMDNRSICRYNFDSSSSSDYRDYMYTLNLPESNSTDNSTPQLTGHMNDRSDPSSVQARDHLWTATTALQSQPFQTSPEDSFSLDSANQQPHYGGNPPNVLMATIPSGFPVEDHKSNTLNTDAFLSVHTELSPTASSGHLYPYDFQGDYVDQFMYDNHVPTPLMAMTITRLVVGFLVPFFIMVTCYSLIVFRMRKTNFTKSRNKTFRVAMAVVTVFFICWTPYHIVGVLLLITDPESSLGEAVISWDHMSIALASANSCFNPFLYALLGKDFRKKARQSIKGILEAAFSEELTHSTSCTQDKASSKRNNMSTDV, encoded by the coding sequence ATGGAGTCTTTCGCTGCTGACACCAATTCAACTGACCTACACTCACGGCCTCTGTTTCAACCCCAAGACATTGCCTCTATGGTCATTCTCGGTCTCACTTGTTTATTGGGACTGCTAGGCAATGGGCTGGTGCTGTGGGTAGCTGGCATAAAGATGAAGACAACCGTGAACACAGTCTGGTTCCTCCATCTCACCCTGGCCGATTTCCTCTGCTGCCTCTCCTTGCCCTTCTCCCTGGCTCACCTGATTCTCCAAGGACACTGGCCCTATGGCTTGTTCCTGTGCAAACTTATCCCATCCATCATTATTCTCAACATGTTTGCCAGTGTCTTCCTGCTTACTGCCATTAGCCTGGACCGATGTCTGATAGTACATAAGCCAATCTGGTGCCAGAATCATCGAAACGTGAGAACAGCCTTCGCCATCTGTGGATGTGTCTGGGTGGTAGCCTTTgtgatgtgtgtgcctgtatttgTATACCGTGATCTGTTCATTATGGACAATCGCAGTATATGTAGATATAATTTTGATTCCTCCAGTTCATCTGATTATCGGGACTACATGTACACACTAAATCTACCAGAAAGTAATTCTACTGATAACTCCACTCCTCAGCTAACTGGACATATGAATGACAGGTCAGATCCTTCCTCTGTACAAGCAAGGGATCACCTTTGGACAGCTACCACTGCCCTCCAGTCACAACCATTCCAAACATCTCCTGAAGACTCATTCTCTCTAGATTCAGCAAACCAACAACCCCATTATGGTGGAAACCCTCCTAATGTGCTCATGGCCACCATACCCAGTGGGTTTCCTGTTGAAGATCATAAGTCCAATACACTGAACACTGACGCTTTTCTCTCTGTTCACACAGAACTTTCCCCTACTGCTTCTAGTGGTCATTTATACCCCTATGATTTTCAGGGGGATTATGTTGACCAATTCATGTATGACAATCATGTGCCGACACCACTGATGGCAATGACCATCACAAGGCTGGTGGTGGGCTTCCTGGTGCCGTTTTTCATCATGGTAACTTGTTACAGCCTCATCGTCTTCAGAATGCGAAAAACCAACTTCACCAAGTCTCGGAACAAAACCTTTCGGGTGGCCATGGCTGTGGTCACTGTCTTTTTTATCTGCTGGACTCCATACCATATTGTCGGAGTCCTGTTATTGATTACTGATCCAGAAAGTTCCTTGGGTGAAGCTGTGATATCCTGGGACCACATGTCCATTGCTTTAGCATCTGCCAATAGTTGCTTCAACCCTTTCCTTTATGCCCTCTTGGGGAAAGACTTTAGGAAGAAAGCAAGACAGTCCATAAAGGGCATTCTGGAAGCAGCCTTCAGCGAAGAGCTCACGCACTCTACCAGCTGTACCCAAGACAAAGCCTcttcaaaaagaaacaatatgAGTACAGATGTGTAA